In Oryza sativa Japonica Group chromosome 11, ASM3414082v1, the following are encoded in one genomic region:
- the LOC4350011 gene encoding F-box protein At4g09920 — MSARKEAKGSAGGDRIGALPDEVLHRVLSFLPAQDAVRTCVLAPRWRHLWKSATGLRVGEDESNLGSVKEQQEFLDHLLVLRDSAPLETCVLRFNWYDDDDFEDIFRLNVWFRYAIHRKVRFLRLDVWQEEEFGNPVPIDEQPIVSQHLTRLQLYGIVLNDGLLDFSSCPSLEHLVFESCVFECAKISSNSVKHLSITFSNFPAGTSRVRIDIPSLVSLRLDRIYDRKPVLERMPSLVDAFVSVPSSSEDFCGESDSGDCGRDGCESCYGFTNKNCVLLEGLSEAKMLVLINEDESFIFKRDLKWCPTFSKLKTLILNGYWCVPDDSHMLARILEHSPALEKLVFQLGYQAYKRTNKIKGILNPMERSAGISEHLQIVEVQCNAIDGQVLKVLKYLSTFKIYFSLEEATIES, encoded by the exons ATGTCTGCGCGGAAGGAGGCCAAGGGATCGGCCGGCGGAGACCGCATAGGGGCCCTCCCGGACGAGGTGCTCCACCGCGTGCTCTCCTTCCTACCGGCGCAGGATGCTGTCCGGACGTGCGTGCTAGCCCCGCGCTGGCGCCACCTCTGGAAGTCCGCCACGGGGCTGCGCGTTGGCGAGGACGAGAGCAATCTGGGGAGTGTGAAGGAGCAGCAGGAGTTTCTTGACCATCTGCTGGTACTCCGTGATAGCGCGCCTCTTGAAACCTGCGTGCTAAGGTTCAATTGGTATGACGACGATGACTTCGAGGACATATTCCGGCTGAACGTCTGGTTCAGGTATGCTATCCACCGCAAGGTTCGGTTCCTTCGACTCGATGTCTGGCAGGAAGAGGAATTTGGCAACCCGGTTCCGATAGATGAGCAGCCTATTGTCTCTCAGCACTTGACAAGGCTACAGCTTTATGGTATAGTGCTAAACGACGGCTTGCTTGACTTCTCAAGCTGCCCATCATTGGAGCATCTAGTGTTTGAGTCATGCGTATTTGAGTGTGCCAAGATCTCATCTAACTCCGTAAAACATCTGAGCATCACGTTTTCCAATTTCCCCGCTGGGACCTCACGGGTTCGTATTGATATCCCGAGTCTTGTTTCTCTGCGGCTGGATCGCATCTATGACCGTAAGCCAGTGCTTGAGAGGATGCCATCATTAGTTGATGCATTTGTCAGTGTCCCAAGCTCTAGTGAAGACTTCTGTGGTGAATCTGACTCTGGGGATTGTGGTCGTGACGGCTGTGAATCTTGTTATGGTTTCACGAACAAAAATTGTGTGCTTTTGGAAGGTTTGTCGGAAGCTAAGATGTTGGTGCTGATAAACGAAGATGAATCG TTTATTTTCAAAAGGGATTTGAAATGGTGCCCAACATTTAGCAAGTTAAAGACTTTGATACTCAATGGGTACTGGTGTGTGCCTGATGATTCTCACATGCTAGCTCGCATTCTTGAACACTCGCCAGCCCTAGAAAAACTCGTTTTCCAGCTTGGTTACCAG GCATATAAACGTACAAATAAAATTAAAGGAATTCTCAATCCAATGGAGAGATCAGCTGGAATATCAGAACACCTCCAGATAGTTGAAGTTCAATGCAATGCGATTGATGGTCAGGTTCTTAAAGTTTTGAAGTACCTGTCAACATTTAAAATAT ATTTCAGTTTGGAGGAAGCGACGATTGAGAGTTAG
- the LOC9271926 gene encoding F-box protein At4g22280 isoform X2 yields the protein MSPRKMPKESPGSTGGDRIGDLPDEVLHHVLSFLPAQEAVRTCLLARRWLHLWKSATGLRIGEDCDYLGSVKKQKEFLDRLLLLRDGAPLDTCVLMFDYYGDMDIEDTARVNLWFRHALIHKARFLWLDVGYYHSFVIDEMPLVSQHLTRLQLRNIRVNDSFLNFSSCPALEHLVFQSCKFGCAKISSSSAKRLSITNSYFSEISRVRIAIPSLVSLQLDGFHDRAPVLERMPSLVDAFVGVLNWTKDYCIWSDSGDCGHENCESCYGIKDNNCVLLEGLSEAKTLGLISERGSFILKRDLKWRPTFTKLKTLLLNEYWCVPDDFSALTCILQHAPVLENLILQICSKFLVLRKSRFWKDMTMTRTKWRKMKMRTLMKTKTKMKTLMETLMKMKTTMKMETKWKRKMFDAPLF from the exons ATGTCTCCGCGGAAGATGCCCAAGGAATCGCCTGGCTCGACCGGGGGAGACCGCATAGGGGACCTCCCGGATGAGGTGCTCCACCACGTGCTCTCCTTCCTACCGGCGCAGGAGGCTGTCCGGACGTGCCTGCTGGCTCGGCGATGGCTCCACCTCTGGAAGTCCGCCACGGGGCTGCGCATTGGCGAGGACTGCGACTATCTGGGAAGCGTGAAGAAACAGAAGGAGTTTCTCGACCGTCTGCTGCTACTCCGTGATGGAGCCCCTCTCGACACGTGCGTGCTAATGTTCGATTATTACGGCGACATGGACATCGAGGACACAGCTCGGGTGAACCTATGGTTCAGGCATGCTCTTATCCACAAGGCTCGGTTCCTCTGGCTCGACGTCGGATACTACCACTCATTTGTGATAGATGAGATGCCACTTGTCTCCCAGCACTTGACGAGGCTACAGCTTCGAAATATAAGGGTAAACGACAGCTTCCTTAACTTCTCGAGCTGTCCAGCATTGGAACATCTAGTGTTTCAGTCATGTAAATTTGGCTGTGCCAAGATCTCATCTAGCTCTGCAAAACGTTTGAGCATAACCAATTCCTATTTCAGTGAGATATCTCGGGTACGTATCGCTATCCCGAGTCTTGTTTCTCTGCAGCTGGATGGCTTCCATGACAGGGCTCCAGTGCTTGAGAGGATGCCATCATTAGTTGATGCATTTGTTGGAGTCCTCAACTGGACTAAAGACTATTGCATTTGGTCTGACTCTGGGGATTGTGGTCATGAGAACTGCGAATCTTGTTACGGTATCAAGGACAACAATTGTGTGCTTTTGGAAGGTTTATCGGAAGCTAAGACGTTGGGGCTGATAAGTGAACGTGGATCG TTTATTTTGAAAAGGGATTTGAAATGGCGCCCAACATTTACCAAGCTAAAGACTTTGTTACTCAATGAATACTGGTGTGTGCCCGATGATTTTAGTGCACTAACTTGCATTCTTCAACATGCACCGGTTCTAGAGAATCTCATTCTTCAGATCTGTTCCAAG TTTTTAGTTTTAAGGAAATCGAGATTTTGGAAGGATATGACAATGACCAGGACGAAgtggaggaagatgaagatgaggacTCTcatgaagacgaagacgaaaATGAAGACTCTTATGGAGACCCTTATGAAGATGAAGACGACGATGAAGATGGAGACGAAGTGGAAGAGGAAAATGTTTGATGCACCACTGTTTTGA
- the LOC9271926 gene encoding F-box protein At4g22280 isoform X1, which translates to MSPRKMPKESPGSTGGDRIGDLPDEVLHHVLSFLPAQEAVRTCLLARRWLHLWKSATGLRIGEDCDYLGSVKKQKEFLDRLLLLRDGAPLDTCVLMFDYYGDMDIEDTARVNLWFRHALIHKARFLWLDVGYYHSFVIDEMPLVSQHLTRLQLRNIRVNDSFLNFSSCPALEHLVFQSCKFGCAKISSSSAKRLSITNSYFSEISRVRIAIPSLVSLQLDGFHDRAPVLERMPSLVDAFVGVLNWTKDYCIWSDSGDCGHENCESCYGIKDNNCVLLEGLSEAKTLGLISERGSFILKRDLKWRPTFTKLKTLLLNEYWCVPDDFSALTCILQHAPVLENLILQICSKGPKHRMKIKGNCHSMDSSLVISAHLEIVEIKCETVDKRVLKVLKYLSTFNILFSFKEIEILEGYDNDQDEVEEDEDEDSHEDEDENEDSYGDPYEDEDDDEDGDEVEEENV; encoded by the exons ATGTCTCCGCGGAAGATGCCCAAGGAATCGCCTGGCTCGACCGGGGGAGACCGCATAGGGGACCTCCCGGATGAGGTGCTCCACCACGTGCTCTCCTTCCTACCGGCGCAGGAGGCTGTCCGGACGTGCCTGCTGGCTCGGCGATGGCTCCACCTCTGGAAGTCCGCCACGGGGCTGCGCATTGGCGAGGACTGCGACTATCTGGGAAGCGTGAAGAAACAGAAGGAGTTTCTCGACCGTCTGCTGCTACTCCGTGATGGAGCCCCTCTCGACACGTGCGTGCTAATGTTCGATTATTACGGCGACATGGACATCGAGGACACAGCTCGGGTGAACCTATGGTTCAGGCATGCTCTTATCCACAAGGCTCGGTTCCTCTGGCTCGACGTCGGATACTACCACTCATTTGTGATAGATGAGATGCCACTTGTCTCCCAGCACTTGACGAGGCTACAGCTTCGAAATATAAGGGTAAACGACAGCTTCCTTAACTTCTCGAGCTGTCCAGCATTGGAACATCTAGTGTTTCAGTCATGTAAATTTGGCTGTGCCAAGATCTCATCTAGCTCTGCAAAACGTTTGAGCATAACCAATTCCTATTTCAGTGAGATATCTCGGGTACGTATCGCTATCCCGAGTCTTGTTTCTCTGCAGCTGGATGGCTTCCATGACAGGGCTCCAGTGCTTGAGAGGATGCCATCATTAGTTGATGCATTTGTTGGAGTCCTCAACTGGACTAAAGACTATTGCATTTGGTCTGACTCTGGGGATTGTGGTCATGAGAACTGCGAATCTTGTTACGGTATCAAGGACAACAATTGTGTGCTTTTGGAAGGTTTATCGGAAGCTAAGACGTTGGGGCTGATAAGTGAACGTGGATCG TTTATTTTGAAAAGGGATTTGAAATGGCGCCCAACATTTACCAAGCTAAAGACTTTGTTACTCAATGAATACTGGTGTGTGCCCGATGATTTTAGTGCACTAACTTGCATTCTTCAACATGCACCGGTTCTAGAGAATCTCATTCTTCAGATCTGTTCCAAG GGACCTAAACATAGAATGAAAATCAAAGGAAACTGCCATTCAATGGATAGTTCACTTGTAATATCAGCACATCTTGAGATAGTTGAAATCAAATGCGAAACGGTTGATAAGAGAGTACTCAAAGTTTTGAAGTATCTGTCTACATTTAACATAC TTTTTAGTTTTAAGGAAATCGAGATTTTGGAAGGATATGACAATGACCAGGACGAAgtggaggaagatgaagatgaggacTCTcatgaagacgaagacgaaaATGAAGACTCTTATGGAGACCCTTATGAAGATGAAGACGACGATGAAGATGGAGACGAAGTGGAAGAGGAAAATGTTTGA
- the LOC107277378 gene encoding F-box protein At4g22280 isoform X2, whose protein sequence is MSQRKKAKELPGSTGGDRIGALPDEVLHHVLSFLPAQEAVQTCLLARRWLHLWKSATGLRIGEDDIYLRCVKDQKEFLNRLLLLRDGAPLDTCVLRFRWLVWFRDEGLDDTVRVNHWFRHALLHKVRFLLLDVDICYHSPFLMDEMPLVSRHLTRLQLKNIGLNNSFLNFSSCPALEHLVFESCKFDCAKISSSSAKRLSIADSYFSETSRVRIAIPSLVSLQLDYFHGRTPVLETMPSLLDAFVRVLYWTKDYCIWSDSGDCGHENCESCYGIKDNNCVLLEGLSEAKTLGLISEHGSFILKRDLKWCPTFTKLKTLLLNEYWCVPDDFSALSCILQHAPVLGNLILQIYSKFLVLRKSRFWKKMKMTRMKRRKMRMKTRTLMKTLLKTKMKTLTKANMKTKTMKTKTKTMTMKTKTKMKMKMKSKRKRKRKMVDAPLF, encoded by the exons ATGTCTCAGCGGAAGAAGGCCAAGGAATTGCCTGGCTCGACTGGCGGCGACCGTATAGGGGCCCTCCCGGACGAGGTGCTCCACCACGTGCTCTCCTTCCTACCGGCGCAGGAGGCTGTCCAGACGTGCCTGCTAGCCCGGCGATGGCTCCACCTCTGGAAGTCTGCCACCGGGCTGCGCATTGGCGAAGACGATATCTATCTGCGCTGCGTGAAGGACCAGAAGGAGTTTCTCAACCGTCTGCTGCTACTCCGTGATGGCGCACCTCTCGACACGTGCGTGCTAAGGTTCCGTTGGCTCGTTTGGTTTAGAGACGAGGGCCTCGATGACACAGTACGGGTGAACCACTGGTTCAGGCATGCTTTGCTCCACAAGGTTCGGTTCCTCTTGCTCGACGTCGATATATGCTATCACAGCCCGTTTCTGATGGATGAGATGCCACTTGTCTCCCGACACTTGACGAGGCTACAGCTTAAGAACATAGGCCTAAACAACAGCTTCCTTAACTTCTCGAGCTGTCCAGCATTGGAGCATCTAGTGTTTGAGTCATGTAAATTTGACTGTGCCAAGATCTCATCTAGCTCTGCAAAACGTTTGAGCATAGCCGATTCCTATTTCAGTGAGACGTCTCGGGTACGTATCGCTATCCCGAGTCTTGTTTCTCTGCAGCTGGATTACTTCCATGGCAGGACTCCAGTACTTGAGACGATGCCATCACTACTTGATGCATTTGTTAGAGTCCTGTACTGGACTAAAGACTATTGCATTTGGTCTGACTCTGGGGATTGTGGTCATGAGAACTGTGAATCTTGTTATGGTATCAAGGACAACAATTGTGTGCTTTTGGAAGGTTTATCTGAAGCTAAGACGTTGGGGCTGATAAGTGAACATGGATCG TTTATTTTGAAAAGGGATTTGAAATGGTGCCCAACATTTACCAAGCTAAAGACTTTGTTACTCAATGAATACTGGTGTGTGCCCGATGATTTTAGTGCACTAAGTTGCATTCTTCAACATGCACCGGTTCTGGGGAATCTCATTCTTCAGATCTATTCCAAG TTTTTAGTTTTGAGGAAATCGAGATTTTGGAAGAAGATGAAAATGACCAggatgaagaggaggaagatgaggatGAAGACGAGGACTCTTATGAAAACCCTTTTGAAGACGAAAATGAAGACTCTTACAAAGGCGAACATGAAGACGAAGACAatgaagacgaagacgaagacgatgacgatgaagacgaagacgaagatgaagatgaagatgaagagtaagaggaagaggaagagaaaaatGGTTGATGCACCACTGTTTTGA
- the LOC107277378 gene encoding F-box protein At4g22280 isoform X1: protein MSQRKKAKELPGSTGGDRIGALPDEVLHHVLSFLPAQEAVQTCLLARRWLHLWKSATGLRIGEDDIYLRCVKDQKEFLNRLLLLRDGAPLDTCVLRFRWLVWFRDEGLDDTVRVNHWFRHALLHKVRFLLLDVDICYHSPFLMDEMPLVSRHLTRLQLKNIGLNNSFLNFSSCPALEHLVFESCKFDCAKISSSSAKRLSIADSYFSETSRVRIAIPSLVSLQLDYFHGRTPVLETMPSLLDAFVRVLYWTKDYCIWSDSGDCGHENCESCYGIKDNNCVLLEGLSEAKTLGLISEHGSFILKRDLKWCPTFTKLKTLLLNEYWCVPDDFSALSCILQHAPVLGNLILQIYSKGPKHRMKIKGNCHSMDRSLVISAHLEIVEIKCKTVDKRVLKVLKFLSTFNILFSFEEIEILEEDENDQDEEEEDEDEDEDSYENPFEDENEDSYKGEHEDEDNEDEDEDDDDEDEDEDEDEDEE, encoded by the exons ATGTCTCAGCGGAAGAAGGCCAAGGAATTGCCTGGCTCGACTGGCGGCGACCGTATAGGGGCCCTCCCGGACGAGGTGCTCCACCACGTGCTCTCCTTCCTACCGGCGCAGGAGGCTGTCCAGACGTGCCTGCTAGCCCGGCGATGGCTCCACCTCTGGAAGTCTGCCACCGGGCTGCGCATTGGCGAAGACGATATCTATCTGCGCTGCGTGAAGGACCAGAAGGAGTTTCTCAACCGTCTGCTGCTACTCCGTGATGGCGCACCTCTCGACACGTGCGTGCTAAGGTTCCGTTGGCTCGTTTGGTTTAGAGACGAGGGCCTCGATGACACAGTACGGGTGAACCACTGGTTCAGGCATGCTTTGCTCCACAAGGTTCGGTTCCTCTTGCTCGACGTCGATATATGCTATCACAGCCCGTTTCTGATGGATGAGATGCCACTTGTCTCCCGACACTTGACGAGGCTACAGCTTAAGAACATAGGCCTAAACAACAGCTTCCTTAACTTCTCGAGCTGTCCAGCATTGGAGCATCTAGTGTTTGAGTCATGTAAATTTGACTGTGCCAAGATCTCATCTAGCTCTGCAAAACGTTTGAGCATAGCCGATTCCTATTTCAGTGAGACGTCTCGGGTACGTATCGCTATCCCGAGTCTTGTTTCTCTGCAGCTGGATTACTTCCATGGCAGGACTCCAGTACTTGAGACGATGCCATCACTACTTGATGCATTTGTTAGAGTCCTGTACTGGACTAAAGACTATTGCATTTGGTCTGACTCTGGGGATTGTGGTCATGAGAACTGTGAATCTTGTTATGGTATCAAGGACAACAATTGTGTGCTTTTGGAAGGTTTATCTGAAGCTAAGACGTTGGGGCTGATAAGTGAACATGGATCG TTTATTTTGAAAAGGGATTTGAAATGGTGCCCAACATTTACCAAGCTAAAGACTTTGTTACTCAATGAATACTGGTGTGTGCCCGATGATTTTAGTGCACTAAGTTGCATTCTTCAACATGCACCGGTTCTGGGGAATCTCATTCTTCAGATCTATTCCAAG GGACCTAAACATAGAATGAAAATCAAAGGAAACTGCCATTCAATGGATAGATCACTTGTAATATCAGCACACCTTGAGATAGTTGAAATCAAATGCAAAACGGTTGATAAGAGAGTACTCAAAGTTTTGAAGTTTCTGTCTACTTTTAACATAC TTTTTAGTTTTGAGGAAATCGAGATTTTGGAAGAAGATGAAAATGACCAggatgaagaggaggaagatgaggatGAAGACGAGGACTCTTATGAAAACCCTTTTGAAGACGAAAATGAAGACTCTTACAAAGGCGAACATGAAGACGAAGACAatgaagacgaagacgaagacgatgacgatgaagacgaagacgaagatgaagatgaagatgaagagtaa
- the LOC107278665 gene encoding UDP-glycosyltransferase 91D2, giving the protein MVELYRRAFDGLAAPFSEFLGYREDGEDATVRWLDAQPAKSVVYVALGSEVPLRVDKVHELALGLEVAGTRFLWDLRKPTGVSDTDLLPAGFEERTRGRGVMATRWVPQMSILAHAEKSSRQRFVQSRWRKKAAKRFKPIPRRCRRSSRTWPAVRD; this is encoded by the exons ATGGTCGAGCTCTACCGGAGGGCCTTCGACGGGCTCGCCGCGCCCTTCTCGGAGTTCTTGGGGTACCGCGAGGACGGCGAGGATGCCACCGTCCGCTGGCTCGACGCCCAGCCGGCCAAGTCCGTCGTGTACGTCGCGCTAGGCAGCGAGGTGCCACTGCGCGTGGATAAGGTCCACGAGCTCGCGCTCGGGCTGGAGGTCGCCGGGACGCGCTTCCTGTGGGATCTGAGGAAGCCCACTGGCGTCTCCGACACCGACCTCCTCCCCGCCGGCTTCGAGGAGCGCACGCGCGGTCGCGGCGTCATGGCGACGAGATGGGTTCCTCAGATGAGCATACTGGCGCACGCCGAGAAGTCGTCGCGGCAGCGATTCGTGCAGTCGCGGTGGAGGAAGAAAGCAGCAAAGCGTTTTAAGCCAATACCAAGAAGATGCAGGAGATCGTCGCGGACATGGCCTGCCGTGAGAG ATTGA
- the LOC9270094 gene encoding uncharacterized protein → MSSSEGSKWVSRCVFGSPPNLSELDELAVLYHEQAARNTRDYVRSWICPDCRKEYKPIQNMLVDLPPFSCDDCGLKNDAAYEWRITQCLINGVSLDFKVYDQNRKPHCTLYSVAATIDATRRVEGAKKGLIISTPLDVPEMAKTYEQVTGFELGKEPPEELFETYDNCSLIMEVVKAHGISFLLGEYDTLLQNKCVDLPPIPRLRIKSYFRVDRNNVLLITRLLASGYPLTAGMLHGTLYWYLKGDQYYYAPKCATTADAHAITLIGSGLASKNNMPETFYSARDSHGTKSHPDHKMRDFGADFFLWACDITDVWGLTLA, encoded by the exons ATGTCCTCGAGTGAAGGATCTAAGTGGGTTTCGCGATGTGTCTTTGGCTCCCCTCCGAATCTTTCTGAGCTAGATGAGTTGGCGGTTCTTTATCATGAACAAGCTGCAAGGAACACTAGAGACTACGTTAGAAGCTGGATCTGCCCCGACTGTAGGAAGGAGTACAAGCCTATTCAAAACATGCTTGTTGATTTGCCGCCTTTCAGCTGTGATGACTGTGGGTTGAAG AATGATGCTGCTTATGAGTGGAGAATTACCCAATGCCTGATCAATGGAGTTTCGTTGGACTTCAAGGTTTATGACCAAAATCGTAAAC cACACTGTACCCTATATTCAGTTGCTGCCACAATTGACGCCACTCGTAGGGTAGAAGGGGCCAAGAAAGGATTGATAATCTCCACTCCACTTGACGTACCAGAGATGGCTAAAACATATGAGCAAGTCACTGGTTTTGAGCTTGGGAAAGAACCCCCGGAGGAGTTGTTTGAGACGTACGACAACTGCTCTCTCATTATGGAAGTTGTTAAAGCTCATGGGATTTCTTTTCTCCTTGGAGAATATGATACCTTGCTTCAAAATAAGTGTGTTGATTTACCTCCAATCCCACGTCTTAGGATCAAGAGTTACTTTCGTGTTGACCGTAACAATGTTCTTCTTATTACTCGATTGTTGGCGAGTGGGTATCCCTTGACAGCTGGAATGCTTCATGGCACCTTATATTGGTATCTTAAAGGTGACCAATACTATTATGCTCCTAAATGTGCAACTACTGCTGATGCTCACGCGATTACATTGATTGGATCTGGGTTGGCTTCTAAGAACAATATGCCTGAGACGTTCTATTCAGCCAGAGATTCACATGGGACTAAATCCCATCCTGACCATAAGATGCGTGACTTCGGTGCAGACTTTTTTCTTTGGGCATGTGATATTACTGATGTTTGGGGt cttactcTGGCATGA